The Acidobacteriota bacterium sequence CAGATCTTCACCTCCATCTTCCGCCACAAGCACGACGACACGCCGCGCAACCGCGCGCTCGGCGTGCTCTCCAACGTGTTTCTGCACCTGCATCCGGCGAAGATCAATCGTGATGCGGTGCGCTACAACTACACCTGGGGCATGGGCGGCATCACCTTCTACCTCTTCATCGTGCTCACCTTCACCGGCGTGCTGCTGATGTTCTATTACCATCCGACGAAAGTGCAGGCCTTCCGCGACGTGCTCTACCTCGAGCACGACGTCCCCTTCGGCAAGTTGTTGCGCAACATGCATCGCTGGGCGGCCCACCTCATGATCATCGCGGTGTGGCTGCACATGTTCCGCGTCTTCCTCACCGGGTCGTACAAGAAGCCGCGCGAGTTCAACTGGAACGTGGGTGTGATCCTGCTGGTGCTGACCTTGCTGCTCTCCTTCACCGGCTACCTGCTGCCCGACGATCAGCTCGGTTTCTGGGCGGTGACGGTGGGAACGAACATGGCGCGCGCCACTCCCATGCTCGGACACGAAGGTCCGTTCGGGCCGCAGCTCGGCATGACGCCGTATAACGATGTCCGCTTCGGACTGCTGGGCGGTTCCATCGTGGACGCGAATGCGCTCCTGCGCGCATACATCTGGCACTGCATCGGCATTCCTATCATCGCCTCCATCTTCATGATCGTGCACTTCTGGCGAGTCCGTAAGGATGGCGGCATCAGCGGGCCGGCCCCAGTCATCCTGGCAAGCGAAGTCAAAGAGGCGAGGAGATAGCGATGGACTGGAGACAACTCTGGGAGATCTCGTCCACGCCCGACAACGTACCCATCGTGGCACTCTTGCCGCTGGTGGTCTTTTACTGCTGGCTGGCGTGGAAGCAGGCGCGCGCCAACGATGTGCTCATCGCGCAACTGGAAAGCGATCCCGCGCTCGCCAAGACGCACCACCGCAAGACCTATCCCTGGCAGCCGGGCTGGCAAAAAGAGATCCACGTGTGGCCGTTCCTGCTGCGGGTGGAGTTCCTCGCCGCCATCATCGTCACAATAATCTTGATGATCTGGTCCATCACGCTCAATGCGCCGATGGAAGAGCCGGCGAATCCGAACCTGACGATGAATCCGGCGAAAGCACCGTGGTACTTCCTCGGATTGCAGGAGATGCTGGTCTACTTCGATCCCTGGATCGCGGGCGTGGTCATGCCCACGCTCATCATCATCGGGCTGATGGCCATCCCGTATATAGATACCAACCCGCTCGGCTCCGGTTACTACACCTGGAAGCAGCGCAAGTTTTCCATCAGCACATTCTTCTTCGGCTTCATCGTGCTGTGGGTCTCGATGATCATCATCGGGACGTTCATCCGCGGCCCAGGATGGCTGTGGTTCTGGCCGGGACAGACGTGGGACCACAACAAGATCGTCTATGAGGTCAATCGTGACCTGCCCGACCTGTTCGGCCTGACCATGCAGCCGTGGAAGGGGATCTTCGGCGCCATCGTCGTGGGCCTGTATTTCATCGTCGGCGGGCTGCTGCTGCACACGCTGTTCAAGCGCTACAACCCGAAGGACTACAAGCGCATGAGCTTCCTGCAATACAACACCATGATGTTCCTCATGCTGCTGATGGTGTCGCTGCCGTTGAAGATCCTGTTGCGCTTGTTCCCCGGTTTGCACATCAAGTACGTCTGGGTCACGCCCTGGTTCAACGTTTGAAGGTTCAACGTGTGAAAGCTCAACGTTTGAAATCGTCGCTGGTCTTAAACCCTTAAAGGATTGAGACGCATAAATGGCCGAGCAATTGCCGCCGCAAGACGATCCCGTAACCAGTAAATCGCTCGCGCTTCCCTACTTGATCGCCACCGTGATCCTGTTGGGAACGCTGCTCTGGGCGATCTACGACGAGAACTGGGGCACGCGTCCGTGGAAGGGCTTCCAGACCGAGTTCAAGGACCGCTACGAGAATTACCTCAAGTCGGTGCGCACGCGCTCGGC is a genomic window containing:
- a CDS encoding cytochrome b N-terminal domain-containing protein encodes the protein QIFTSIFRHKHDDTPRNRALGVLSNVFLHLHPAKINRDAVRYNYTWGMGGITFYLFIVLTFTGVLLMFYYHPTKVQAFRDVLYLEHDVPFGKLLRNMHRWAAHLMIIAVWLHMFRVFLTGSYKKPREFNWNVGVILLVLTLLLSFTGYLLPDDQLGFWAVTVGTNMARATPMLGHEGPFGPQLGMTPYNDVRFGLLGGSIVDANALLRAYIWHCIGIPIIASIFMIVHFWRVRKDGGISGPAPVILASEVKEARR
- a CDS encoding cytochrome C → MDWRQLWEISSTPDNVPIVALLPLVVFYCWLAWKQARANDVLIAQLESDPALAKTHHRKTYPWQPGWQKEIHVWPFLLRVEFLAAIIVTIILMIWSITLNAPMEEPANPNLTMNPAKAPWYFLGLQEMLVYFDPWIAGVVMPTLIIIGLMAIPYIDTNPLGSGYYTWKQRKFSISTFFFGFIVLWVSMIIIGTFIRGPGWLWFWPGQTWDHNKIVYEVNRDLPDLFGLTMQPWKGIFGAIVVGLYFIVGGLLLHTLFKRYNPKDYKRMSFLQYNTMMFLMLLMVSLPLKILLRLFPGLHIKYVWVTPWFNV